One window of the Dethiosulfovibrio russensis genome contains the following:
- a CDS encoding BamA/OMP85 family outer membrane protein: MRRPSVSLLLAIGLVAAFFSVASAAPVVTMIDVQGNEEVVSQHILGVVQTEIGEPLNQDVLKKDIEAIYGLGFFSYVDAKIDPYNGGASVTYVVTENPVVEKVEFVGNTVYSEEDLMKQVFTTPGTVFNRVFFRHDLQRIRDKFQEDGYVMMRIEDVQVEGGIVKVYILEPRIGEIVIQGNRKTKTYVVRRVIDVKEGDLFNSIRLRHSLNKIRALGYFEDVSVGFEPSEDGSGDMDLILTVKEQKTGRVSFSISHGSSSGWGGGVSYGDSNLAGRGVNLDVGFEAGDYEGYWASLSDNYMDDKTYAWKIGAYSREYEDRSYWDNSIATDLELFEYDEKRTGGYIGAGKKFKGDDKLSWFVTLDWHDSEVEFKSGSRDQFDLATANGGTSGTTFSVEGKVSRNNLDPYLSYRKGDIETIAVEHAMELLGGDWTFTKYWFEGKAFLPIKDVEDLVDINVKKDNPVYIAARIKAGSSSGTIPWMERYEMGGSTTLRGYESGQFKGEEMLLGNFELHVPIEEAFSFVLFYDIGNTEMSFSDMIDDYGFGVRVNTPLGNLRLDYANGDDDSQFHFGFGEIF; the protein is encoded by the coding sequence GTGAGGCGACCGTCGGTATCGTTGCTTTTAGCCATAGGACTGGTAGCTGCGTTTTTTTCCGTAGCCAGCGCTGCGCCAGTGGTCACCATGATAGACGTTCAGGGAAACGAGGAGGTCGTCTCCCAGCATATTCTCGGGGTCGTACAGACAGAGATAGGGGAACCCTTGAATCAGGATGTCCTCAAGAAGGACATAGAGGCCATCTACGGCCTGGGATTTTTCTCCTATGTGGATGCCAAGATAGACCCCTACAACGGAGGTGCGTCTGTCACCTACGTTGTAACCGAGAACCCCGTGGTCGAAAAGGTCGAATTCGTAGGTAATACCGTCTACAGCGAAGAAGACCTCATGAAGCAGGTATTCACCACGCCTGGAACGGTCTTCAATCGGGTCTTTTTCCGCCACGACCTTCAGAGAATAAGGGACAAGTTTCAGGAAGACGGTTACGTCATGATGCGTATCGAGGACGTTCAGGTCGAGGGCGGCATAGTCAAGGTCTACATACTGGAGCCCCGTATCGGAGAGATCGTCATCCAGGGCAACAGAAAAACCAAGACTTACGTCGTCCGTCGGGTCATAGACGTAAAGGAAGGCGACCTTTTCAACTCTATCAGGCTTCGCCACTCCCTCAACAAGATAAGGGCGCTCGGTTATTTCGAGGACGTCAGCGTAGGTTTCGAACCCTCCGAGGACGGCTCGGGAGACATGGACCTCATCCTTACCGTTAAGGAACAGAAGACCGGCAGGGTCTCTTTTTCCATCAGCCACGGCTCCAGCAGCGGCTGGGGAGGCGGTGTTTCCTACGGCGACTCCAACCTGGCGGGCCGGGGCGTGAACCTGGACGTGGGTTTCGAAGCCGGAGATTACGAGGGGTACTGGGCCAGCCTCTCCGACAACTACATGGACGACAAAACCTACGCATGGAAGATCGGTGCCTACAGCAGGGAATACGAGGATAGGTCCTACTGGGACAACAGCATCGCTACCGACCTAGAGCTTTTCGAATACGACGAGAAGCGCACGGGGGGCTACATCGGAGCGGGAAAGAAGTTCAAGGGCGACGATAAGCTCAGCTGGTTCGTCACGCTCGACTGGCACGACAGCGAAGTCGAGTTCAAAAGCGGCTCCAGGGATCAGTTCGATCTCGCCACCGCCAACGGCGGCACCAGCGGAACCACCTTCTCCGTCGAGGGAAAGGTGTCCAGAAACAACCTGGATCCCTACCTCAGCTACAGAAAGGGCGATATCGAGACCATCGCGGTCGAGCACGCCATGGAGCTTCTTGGGGGAGATTGGACTTTCACGAAATACTGGTTCGAGGGCAAGGCCTTTCTTCCCATCAAGGACGTGGAGGATCTGGTCGACATAAACGTCAAGAAAGATAACCCGGTGTACATAGCCGCCAGGATAAAGGCCGGTTCGTCCAGCGGCACCATCCCCTGGATGGAGCGCTACGAGATGGGCGGTTCCACCACCCTGAGGGGGTACGAATCGGGTCAGTTCAAGGGAGAGGAAATGCTTCTCGGTAACTTCGAGCTCCACGTTCCCATAGAGGAGGCCTTCTCCTTCGTCCTGTTCTACGATATAGGGAACACCGAGATGAGCTTCTCCGACATGATAGACGACTACGGTTTCGGGGTGAGGGTCAACACCCCTCTGGGCAATCTGCGTCTGGACTATGCGAACGGCGATGACGACTCGCAGTTCCATTTCGGGTTCGGCGAAATTTTCTGA
- a CDS encoding DUF501 domain-containing protein: MTGRAPSPSKRDIDIISRQMGGRHFDPAFIVGVGHRCRWGAPQVLRCFPLRKGFPFPTTFWLSCPWLGRSLGTLESQGGVSSLEDFLLSRREGWRDFQLEHRILRLGLISSGERRFLRLHRRPIWEVIRSGGVGGIRYVSASRPTVKCLHLQVASWLALGRHPGAEWLRNNVPDICCPDGRCLLNRADT, encoded by the coding sequence ATGACCGGAAGAGCCCCTTCGCCCAGTAAGCGGGATATCGATATAATTTCTCGTCAGATGGGAGGGAGGCATTTCGATCCTGCTTTTATCGTCGGCGTAGGTCACCGTTGCCGTTGGGGTGCCCCTCAGGTCCTGAGATGTTTTCCTCTTAGGAAGGGATTCCCGTTCCCCACCACCTTCTGGCTATCCTGTCCCTGGCTGGGCCGATCCCTAGGGACCCTGGAGTCTCAGGGAGGAGTTTCCTCCCTGGAAGATTTTCTCCTGTCCAGGAGAGAAGGTTGGCGGGATTTTCAGCTTGAGCACAGGATTCTCCGTCTTGGGCTGATTTCTTCGGGGGAAAGACGTTTCCTGAGGTTACACAGAAGGCCTATCTGGGAGGTTATCAGATCTGGAGGAGTCGGAGGCATACGCTATGTCTCTGCCAGTCGTCCGACCGTGAAGTGCCTTCATCTTCAGGTCGCGTCTTGGCTGGCTTTAGGACGTCACCCCGGTGCGGAGTGGCTGAGGAATAATGTCCCCGATATATGCTGTCCCGACGGAAGATGTCTTTTAAACAGGGCAGACACTTGA
- a CDS encoding chemotaxis protein CheD → MEKGQHVGMADTVLVKHPGKLISLGLGSCIGLVLYDETAKVAAMAHIMLPESRKDKDTPKPGKFADTAVPILIDMVLKAGAKKERLKAKMAGGSQMFNVPGSKSGFLAVGTRNAEETEKNLKSAGIKLVASDTGGNKGRSVEFSTDDWILIVKTLGTGKQGI, encoded by the coding sequence ATGGAAAAAGGGCAACACGTCGGGATGGCCGACACGGTCCTTGTTAAACACCCCGGCAAACTCATCTCCCTTGGCCTTGGGTCCTGCATCGGTCTGGTTCTCTACGACGAGACAGCCAAGGTGGCAGCCATGGCTCACATAATGCTGCCGGAGAGCAGAAAGGACAAGGATACTCCGAAGCCTGGGAAGTTTGCCGACACAGCCGTTCCCATCCTCATCGACATGGTGTTGAAGGCCGGTGCCAAGAAAGAGCGTTTGAAGGCCAAGATGGCCGGTGGATCCCAGATGTTCAACGTCCCGGGATCCAAGTCGGGGTTTCTTGCGGTGGGGACCAGAAACGCCGAGGAGACAGAGAAGAACCTGAAGTCGGCGGGAATAAAACTTGTGGCCTCGGACACTGGAGGAAACAAAGGGCGGAGCGTAGAATTTTCTACGGATGACTGGATATTGATCGTCAAGACCCTGGGCACAGGCAAACAGGGGATATAA
- a CDS encoding KdsC family phosphatase, whose protein sequence is MKKIELLAMDVDGTLTDGGIYISADGKETKRYDVKDGMAIVNFMKRGGTVALISGRYSKATALRASELGVTHVYNGSSDKIGDLKALAESMGITEDQVAYVGDDVNDIDCLVWSGMGIVVADGTAKTKTVADWITSAQGGRGAIREVVDRLIAEGLR, encoded by the coding sequence ATGAAGAAGATCGAGCTTCTAGCCATGGACGTAGACGGTACTCTGACCGACGGAGGCATCTACATATCCGCCGACGGTAAGGAGACCAAGAGATACGACGTCAAGGACGGCATGGCCATAGTTAACTTCATGAAAAGAGGTGGAACGGTGGCCCTCATCAGCGGCCGTTATTCCAAGGCCACCGCACTGAGAGCCTCCGAGCTCGGCGTGACCCACGTCTACAACGGTTCGTCCGATAAAATAGGCGACCTCAAGGCCCTGGCCGAATCCATGGGTATCACAGAAGACCAGGTGGCTTACGTAGGTGACGACGTCAACGATATCGACTGTCTAGTATGGTCCGGTATGGGAATCGTCGTAGCCGACGGAACGGCGAAGACCAAGACCGTAGCCGACTGGATAACCTCGGCCCAGGGAGGCAGGGGGGCAATCCGGGAGGTAGTGGATCGCCTGATAGCGGAGGGACTGCGTTGA
- a CDS encoding S1 RNA-binding domain-containing protein — MEEKKNVKENSSVSPGDVVTGVVEQVMPYGAFVRLSTGQRAMVHISQLSHNFVKNVSDVVSAEQEITAKVIKIDDKGRIDLSIKAMSEPPARPSRPPFRKPGGSGGGPSGGFSRENSAPKTPEEDFERKLSSFLKKSEEKIATLNSAKSSGRGGRKKGGR; from the coding sequence ATGGAAGAAAAGAAAAATGTCAAAGAGAACAGTTCGGTAAGCCCGGGAGACGTAGTTACCGGAGTGGTTGAGCAGGTTATGCCTTATGGAGCTTTCGTCCGTCTGTCTACAGGACAGAGGGCCATGGTCCATATATCTCAGCTGTCTCACAACTTCGTCAAAAACGTGTCCGACGTGGTTTCGGCGGAGCAGGAAATCACGGCAAAGGTCATCAAGATCGACGACAAAGGGCGTATCGACCTGTCGATCAAGGCCATGTCCGAACCTCCCGCGCGTCCCAGCAGACCTCCTTTCCGCAAACCAGGCGGATCGGGCGGAGGCCCGTCCGGAGGCTTCTCCAGGGAGAACTCGGCCCCGAAGACTCCGGAAGAGGATTTCGAGAGGAAGCTCTCCAGTTTCCTCAAGAAAAGCGAGGAGAAGATAGCCACCTTGAACAGTGCCAAGTCGAGCGGGAGAGGTGGACGAAAGAAGGGCGGACGTTAG
- a CDS encoding sigma-70 family RNA polymerase sigma factor: MEGNRLAEEEERRLWSSLEDGDPSAREDLILAYRPLVFWIAKKFNVGGDIYPDLIQEGMMALIKGVDSFDPSRGFRFTTYGYYRIRGQMLNYLQRKEAKAPLPMDSFDEELRDPMSSETIDAVLDLKDGLRHLPEREARILSDLIMEGRNAKDVAMEENIDVSHVYRLRRKALGWLKSWLTPKDATSRG, encoded by the coding sequence ATGGAGGGAAACCGTCTAGCCGAAGAGGAAGAAAGACGGCTTTGGTCGTCCCTAGAGGACGGAGATCCCTCCGCAAGGGAAGATCTAATATTGGCCTATCGTCCCTTGGTCTTCTGGATCGCCAAGAAGTTCAACGTCGGTGGAGACATATACCCCGACCTGATCCAAGAGGGAATGATGGCCCTCATAAAGGGAGTAGACAGCTTCGACCCGTCCAGAGGTTTCCGTTTCACAACCTACGGTTACTACAGAATAAGAGGTCAGATGTTGAACTATCTCCAGAGGAAGGAGGCCAAGGCCCCCCTCCCCATGGATAGCTTTGACGAGGAACTTCGGGACCCAATGTCGTCGGAGACTATCGACGCCGTTTTGGATTTAAAGGACGGACTGAGACACCTGCCGGAGAGAGAGGCCAGGATACTGTCCGATCTGATAATGGAGGGTCGCAACGCCAAGGATGTGGCAATGGAGGAGAATATAGACGTCAGCCACGTCTACAGACTCAGGAGAAAAGCCTTAGGCTGGCTGAAATCGTGGCTCACTCCGAAGGATGCCACTTCTAGGGGCTGA
- the lpxA gene encoding acyl-ACP--UDP-N-acetylglucosamine O-acyltransferase: MSVQIHATAIVSPEAEIGENVVIGPYSVIDGKVSIGSGTVLGSFVRVMDFVSIGADCRIWENAVLGGEPQDHDFKGEISWVRIGDEVVLREAVTINRASGEGNETVVGDRSMLMEGVHVAHNVRVGKDVTVANKSGLSGYSSLGDGTVMSGLSGLHQFVSVGKYCMVGGASKVVKDVPHYAMVDGHPAKVYGLNVVGLRRGGFTSGQRLDIKRAYRTLYRSGLNIRDATALLREQMGDDPLIGDMLDFIDAGKRGLCPWARR; encoded by the coding sequence GTGTCGGTCCAAATACACGCTACAGCAATAGTATCGCCGGAGGCCGAGATAGGGGAGAACGTGGTAATCGGACCCTATTCCGTGATAGACGGGAAAGTCTCCATCGGTTCCGGAACGGTCCTGGGCTCTTTCGTCCGAGTCATGGACTTCGTGTCCATAGGGGCCGACTGCCGCATATGGGAGAACGCCGTCTTGGGCGGAGAACCTCAGGACCACGACTTCAAGGGAGAGATATCCTGGGTAAGGATAGGAGACGAGGTCGTCCTTCGTGAAGCCGTTACGATCAACAGGGCTTCCGGAGAGGGTAACGAGACCGTAGTAGGCGACAGGTCCATGCTGATGGAGGGGGTCCACGTGGCACACAACGTCCGAGTCGGCAAGGATGTCACGGTAGCCAATAAATCGGGGCTTTCCGGTTACTCCTCTCTTGGAGACGGAACCGTCATGAGCGGGCTCTCCGGGCTGCATCAGTTCGTGTCGGTAGGCAAATACTGCATGGTAGGGGGCGCGTCCAAGGTAGTTAAGGACGTACCTCACTACGCCATGGTGGACGGTCATCCGGCCAAGGTATACGGCCTGAACGTAGTCGGCCTCAGACGGGGCGGTTTCACCTCCGGGCAAAGACTGGATATAAAGAGAGCCTACAGAACCCTCTACAGGTCCGGTCTTAACATAAGGGATGCCACTGCGCTTCTGAGGGAACAGATGGGAGACGACCCTCTCATAGGAGATATGCTCGACTTTATCGATGCCGGTAAAAGAGGGCTATGTCCCTGGGCTCGGCGATGA
- a CDS encoding DUF342 domain-containing protein yields the protein MSERLTIEKTEEGVYLSVEEGVSLAEVLDFLTRERISNFESDAVEKALETPGEKTRIAQGEARKDAKIKVEISRDSMIAKISVEPPEGDAPWPKVSDLKNALETKNIIYGIDESALQSIIDGHISDQWVDVARGDAAIDGRNAEVEYVVEFGSSRPLGTNEGGKVDLKELSSVTIVHKDQVLATRVPQTDGQNGINVFGKTVKAKNGKDRKLPVGHGTRPSEDGTTLYADQDGHLVFRGSVLDVLPVYVVPGDVDYSVGNVHFIGSVDVKGAVRDGFEIKTSGNVSIGGVVEGAVIENDGDLEIKIGVSGGNKGHIRSGGSLTAGYIDKATIHVDENLQVKDAIMHSNVSAGKSVIAGSRGGKGQIVGGKVQAGISVSCVTLGSQMGTKTEVHVGVSPDLANRKNELGSLIEENKEKLNQIDTNIAFLKKIEKAGKLDTEKRTVMLKLTKGSFQLRSLIDGWTKELEEVELKIERSRSDPKVNVKETCYPGVSITMRGITYLVREEMRFITFRYDGGELKPLPYDP from the coding sequence ATGTCTGAGCGACTGACGATAGAGAAAACCGAGGAGGGAGTTTATCTCTCGGTCGAAGAAGGGGTCTCCCTAGCCGAGGTGTTGGATTTCTTGACCAGAGAGAGGATCTCCAACTTCGAATCCGACGCGGTAGAAAAGGCTCTGGAGACCCCGGGCGAAAAGACCAGAATCGCTCAAGGAGAGGCGAGAAAAGATGCCAAGATAAAGGTCGAGATATCCAGAGACTCGATGATCGCCAAGATCTCCGTGGAACCTCCTGAAGGAGACGCCCCGTGGCCCAAAGTGTCGGATCTTAAAAATGCTCTGGAAACTAAGAACATCATCTATGGAATAGACGAATCGGCTCTACAGTCCATAATCGACGGGCACATATCGGATCAGTGGGTCGACGTTGCCCGAGGCGATGCTGCTATCGACGGCCGTAACGCCGAGGTCGAATACGTAGTGGAGTTCGGAAGCAGTCGCCCTCTAGGCACAAACGAGGGGGGAAAGGTCGATCTCAAGGAACTTTCCTCCGTAACCATAGTCCATAAGGATCAGGTTCTTGCTACCCGTGTGCCTCAGACCGACGGACAAAACGGCATCAACGTGTTCGGAAAAACGGTGAAGGCTAAAAACGGCAAAGACCGCAAACTTCCGGTCGGTCATGGAACGAGGCCATCGGAGGACGGCACCACCCTCTATGCTGATCAAGACGGGCACCTGGTCTTCAGGGGCAGCGTGTTGGACGTTCTGCCGGTATACGTGGTTCCCGGCGACGTGGATTACAGCGTCGGAAACGTCCACTTCATCGGATCAGTAGACGTAAAAGGTGCCGTCAGGGATGGATTCGAGATAAAGACCTCCGGAAACGTCTCCATCGGAGGAGTCGTCGAGGGAGCGGTCATAGAGAACGACGGGGATCTGGAAATCAAAATAGGGGTTTCCGGAGGAAACAAAGGGCACATCCGAAGCGGGGGGTCCCTTACCGCCGGTTATATAGACAAGGCGACCATCCACGTGGACGAAAACCTTCAGGTCAAAGACGCCATCATGCACAGCAACGTATCGGCGGGAAAATCCGTTATCGCCGGGAGCAGGGGAGGCAAAGGGCAGATCGTAGGCGGCAAGGTCCAGGCCGGGATATCGGTCAGCTGTGTTACCCTGGGCAGCCAGATGGGAACGAAGACCGAGGTTCACGTAGGTGTTTCACCCGATCTGGCCAATAGAAAGAACGAATTAGGCTCTCTTATAGAGGAAAACAAGGAAAAACTGAACCAGATAGACACCAACATAGCCTTCTTGAAAAAAATTGAGAAGGCAGGAAAACTGGACACGGAAAAAAGGACCGTAATGCTCAAGCTCACAAAAGGAAGTTTCCAGCTTCGCTCCCTGATAGACGGTTGGACCAAGGAGCTGGAGGAAGTTGAGTTAAAGATAGAGAGAAGCAGATCCGATCCGAAAGTGAACGTCAAGGAGACATGCTATCCCGGTGTGTCCATAACCATGAGGGGGATAACCTACCTTGTGAGGGAAGAGATGCGGTTCATCACCTTCCGATATGACGGCGGGGAGCTTAAACCCCTGCCCTATGATCCGTAG
- a CDS encoding histidine phosphatase family protein, translating into MDEKKLLLLRHGQTDWNIAFKYQGSMDIPLNETGELQAEKTADRLNEWVPDVCLVSPLLRAFRTAEIVSERWRGGPELSVMDDLREISFGAWEGMSVGEVMDAYSGDYESWRNDPGSWTPPGGEPFEKVRERAKRVVSRVLSCDAERVVAVTHGGLIRAIVASLFSLPDSSVWRFRLDNCAMVGVSFWRGSPSLMFFNDSLHQLMEAGTKLPLSF; encoded by the coding sequence GTGGACGAAAAAAAACTTCTTCTCCTGCGCCACGGTCAGACGGACTGGAACATCGCCTTTAAATACCAGGGCTCAATGGATATACCCCTCAACGAAACGGGAGAGCTCCAGGCGGAAAAGACCGCCGACAGATTGAACGAATGGGTTCCTGACGTGTGTCTCGTAAGTCCGCTTCTAAGGGCCTTCAGAACCGCCGAAATAGTCTCTGAAAGGTGGCGAGGTGGGCCGGAGCTCTCCGTTATGGACGACCTGAGGGAGATCTCCTTCGGAGCCTGGGAAGGCATGTCTGTAGGCGAGGTCATGGATGCCTATTCCGGCGACTACGAGAGCTGGCGGAACGATCCCGGTTCATGGACTCCCCCGGGAGGCGAGCCTTTCGAGAAGGTCCGAGAAAGGGCAAAACGGGTGGTCTCCAGGGTTCTGTCCTGCGACGCAGAGAGGGTGGTGGCTGTAACCCACGGAGGGCTGATTCGAGCGATAGTGGCCTCCCTCTTTTCATTGCCCGACTCCTCTGTCTGGCGTTTCCGTCTGGATAACTGCGCCATGGTGGGGGTCTCCTTCTGGAGAGGAAGCCCATCTTTGATGTTTTTCAACGATAGCCTTCATCAACTTATGGAGGCGGGGACAAAGCTTCCTTTGTCCTTTTAG
- the fabZ gene encoding 3-hydroxyacyl-ACP dehydratase FabZ produces the protein MFDINKIMEFLPHRYPFLLVDRILESDLERVVGLKNVTINEPFFMGHFPGEPVMPGVLIIEAMGQTGAVVLLSKPEFEGKVIYLTSVVKARFRRPVRPGDQLITTATLTRLRGKVGKVSTVAKVGDDVVAEAELGFVVDDRLE, from the coding sequence ATGTTCGACATCAACAAGATAATGGAGTTCCTTCCCCATCGTTACCCCTTCCTTCTGGTTGACCGCATATTGGAATCAGACCTCGAGCGGGTGGTTGGCCTAAAGAACGTTACGATAAACGAGCCTTTCTTCATGGGCCATTTCCCCGGGGAACCGGTCATGCCCGGAGTTCTCATAATCGAGGCAATGGGGCAGACAGGAGCGGTGGTTCTGCTTTCAAAGCCCGAGTTCGAGGGCAAGGTGATATACCTCACGTCGGTGGTAAAGGCCCGTTTCCGTCGCCCCGTAAGGCCCGGAGATCAGCTGATAACCACCGCTACTCTGACACGTCTTAGAGGCAAGGTCGGCAAGGTGTCCACCGTGGCAAAGGTCGGAGACGACGTGGTCGCGGAGGCCGAGCTCGGATTCGTAGTGGACGACAGGTTGGAGTAA
- the lpxC gene encoding UDP-3-O-acyl-N-acetylglucosamine deacetylase, with translation MFSRYFLDREVLFRGVGLHSGMDCSVRVFPSGKKGINLYRDGSLIPLDRLDWDGDGRGTVLTLSDGYKVRTVEHLFGAIAGLGLDEIAVEVVGGEIPAMDGCASSFAEALLNAGVTEDGFLDPLRLDGPIAVDDRSSGRSVVALPYDGLRVTYVIDYPGTAIGTQCLSMDLSRDNFIDRIASCRTFAMMEDVETLRKNGLSLGGSLENAMVVDGRKILAKGGLRFEDEFVRHKILDLLGDLVLLGRPLAAHVIAIKAGHSMHQRLVKEIAKRRISED, from the coding sequence GTGTTTTCCAGGTATTTTCTCGATCGAGAGGTCCTTTTCCGAGGGGTAGGGCTCCATTCCGGTATGGACTGTTCCGTTCGGGTATTCCCATCGGGCAAAAAGGGAATTAACCTCTATCGAGACGGATCGCTCATTCCACTAGATCGTCTTGACTGGGACGGAGACGGAAGAGGGACCGTTCTTACTCTGTCCGACGGCTACAAGGTCCGGACGGTTGAACACCTGTTCGGAGCCATTGCCGGATTGGGGCTGGACGAGATCGCCGTGGAAGTCGTCGGAGGAGAGATTCCGGCCATGGATGGCTGCGCATCGTCCTTTGCGGAAGCCCTGTTGAATGCGGGGGTGACTGAAGACGGATTTCTCGACCCCCTGAGGCTGGACGGACCGATAGCGGTAGACGATCGATCCTCGGGAAGATCGGTGGTGGCACTGCCCTACGACGGATTGAGGGTGACCTATGTTATCGACTATCCCGGCACTGCCATAGGAACTCAATGCCTCTCTATGGACCTTAGCCGTGATAATTTTATCGACCGGATAGCATCATGTCGAACCTTCGCCATGATGGAGGACGTCGAGACCCTTAGAAAAAACGGACTCTCACTGGGAGGCTCGCTGGAAAACGCCATGGTGGTGGACGGACGGAAAATCCTGGCCAAGGGCGGACTTCGATTCGAAGACGAGTTCGTTCGTCATAAGATACTGGACCTATTGGGAGACCTGGTTTTGCTCGGTCGTCCCCTTGCCGCCCACGTCATAGCCATTAAAGCCGGCCATTCAATGCATCAGAGACTGGTAAAAGAGATAGCTAAAAGAAGAATATCGGAGGATTGA
- a CDS encoding sigma-70 family RNA polymerase sigma factor: MPPSKEDEALWQRYRSNPSEKDEIVSRYIPLVKYVVARMTVTPPSGLDYEDLISFGLMGLLDAIDRFEIERGFSFQTFAVPRIRGAVLDELRKCDWFSRTGREKLQRLERATERLMIQGITPDDESLKREMDVDDKTYREMLNLASRGYVVSLDEVMSLDEGDVQKGDLLSDTGTSAQEFLENREEIDLVVGALNRLSERERLVLSMYYLEEMTLKEIGLVLGVTESRVSQIHGKAIVSLKARLSASR; encoded by the coding sequence ATGCCACCATCCAAAGAGGACGAGGCCCTGTGGCAGAGATATCGGTCGAATCCCTCCGAGAAAGACGAGATAGTAAGCCGCTACATCCCTCTCGTAAAGTACGTCGTGGCACGAATGACCGTGACCCCCCCATCGGGGTTGGATTATGAAGACCTAATAAGTTTTGGATTGATGGGCCTTTTGGACGCTATAGACAGATTCGAGATAGAGAGAGGCTTTTCCTTCCAGACCTTCGCAGTTCCCAGAATAAGGGGAGCTGTACTGGACGAACTGAGAAAATGCGATTGGTTTTCCAGGACCGGTAGGGAAAAGCTGCAACGTCTGGAGAGGGCCACAGAACGGCTTATGATTCAGGGAATAACCCCCGACGACGAGTCCCTCAAAAGGGAGATGGACGTGGACGACAAGACCTACCGGGAGATGCTTAACCTGGCGTCGAGAGGATACGTTGTTTCACTGGACGAGGTCATGTCCCTGGATGAAGGGGACGTTCAAAAAGGGGATCTGCTATCCGACACAGGAACCTCCGCTCAGGAGTTTCTGGAGAACCGGGAAGAGATAGATCTGGTGGTAGGGGCATTGAATCGCCTCTCCGAGAGGGAGCGTTTGGTGCTTTCCATGTACTATCTAGAGGAGATGACCCTTAAAGAGATAGGGCTTGTCCTCGGTGTAACCGAGTCGAGGGTCTCTCAGATACACGGAAAGGCCATCGTCTCGCTGAAGGCTAGGCTTTCGGCATCCAGGTGA
- the lpxD gene encoding UDP-3-O-(3-hydroxymyristoyl)glucosamine N-acyltransferase, with amino-acid sequence MSYSLSQLSEILEGRCIGNGDALIGRVSTPEDASGDSIVVVLDGRVLKDIPDGVSIVGKEEVFSDGRIGISVREPRLAMAVLLGLFQEKATVPAGIDPSAVVHRSAHVDENASIGPLCVLSEGASVSAGAVLRANVFVGKGVSIGEDSVIEPGVVIYRGCSIGKRAFIHGNVVIGADGFGHIPASKERRIVKVPQIGGVRICDDVEIGANTSIDRGTIGDTVIGDGTKIDNHIQIGHNVFIGKDCLLAAQVGIAGSAVLEDRVVMAARSGVQDHTRIGSDSVVAALGGVTKDLPSGSLVSGFPARDHRSQLRQDAYTARIGDLFDRVKRLERFLSEDS; translated from the coding sequence ATGTCTTACAGTCTGAGTCAGCTTTCCGAGATACTGGAGGGCCGATGTATAGGAAACGGGGACGCCCTGATCGGCAGAGTCTCCACCCCGGAGGATGCCTCCGGGGACAGCATAGTGGTGGTTCTGGACGGAAGGGTCTTGAAGGACATTCCCGACGGGGTGTCGATAGTCGGTAAAGAAGAGGTTTTTTCCGACGGCAGAATAGGCATTTCCGTTCGGGAACCACGACTGGCCATGGCCGTCCTTCTCGGGCTTTTTCAGGAAAAAGCGACCGTTCCGGCGGGAATAGACCCCTCGGCTGTGGTCCATCGATCCGCCCACGTGGACGAAAACGCCTCCATCGGACCTCTTTGCGTTCTGTCCGAGGGGGCTTCCGTATCGGCAGGGGCGGTCCTCAGGGCGAACGTCTTCGTGGGTAAGGGAGTCTCCATCGGCGAGGACTCGGTGATAGAGCCAGGTGTCGTTATATATAGGGGATGTTCCATTGGCAAAAGGGCCTTTATCCATGGCAACGTCGTTATAGGAGCGGACGGCTTCGGTCATATACCGGCCTCTAAAGAGCGTCGAATCGTCAAGGTTCCACAGATAGGCGGAGTTCGGATCTGCGACGATGTCGAGATAGGGGCCAATACGTCCATCGATAGAGGCACCATAGGAGATACGGTAATAGGCGATGGGACAAAGATAGACAACCACATACAGATAGGGCACAACGTCTTTATCGGTAAAGACTGTCTATTGGCCGCTCAGGTGGGAATCGCAGGCAGCGCGGTTTTGGAGGACAGGGTCGTTATGGCGGCCCGATCCGGGGTGCAGGACCACACCAGGATAGGGTCGGACTCGGTGGTCGCCGCCTTGGGAGGGGTCACCAAAGACCTCCCCTCCGGCTCGCTCGTCTCCGGCTTCCCCGCCAGGGATCACCGTTCCCAGCTCCGACAGGACGCCTATACCGCTAGAATAGGGGATCTCTTCGACAGGGTGAAGCGCCTAGAGCGGTTTCTATCGGAGGATAGTTGA